A genomic stretch from Lathyrus oleraceus cultivar Zhongwan6 chromosome 2, CAAS_Psat_ZW6_1.0, whole genome shotgun sequence includes:
- the LOC127122740 gene encoding uncharacterized protein LOC127122740: protein MLDQGELQINRRVKSKRQEEIVVVDIPYDEVNGEIPISPLVIEFPAPFAYEDEKAVPWIYQPRAFKQGQEDQPLMINEPNITSIMGPAGMTRSGRMFAPRTADPSRKAKGKEVAGQIPVPNKEMQGMHLSPKVAVTREEAEEFLRIIKKSDYKVVDQLNQTPSKISMLYLLLNSEAHRNSLLKVLSAAHITKDITIEQFDDVIACVTTGNFLGFNDDELPIEGKNHNKALHISLKCIDTILSRVLVDTGSSLDVMPKTTLIKMPMEGISMKPSTLIVKAFDGSRREVIGKVDLPTKIGPTIFNIMFQVMEIHPGYSCLLGRSWIHSADAITSTLHQKLKFITNHKMIVIIWEEDILVSHLTSFWYIEVDGEITETPFQSLEVVNMIAIQQTLDTSKSGPSMASWQGAKAVMESENAQDWGKVVEVKEKRDKFGLGYDPSSNKVGNQHDKEHIPSIEETFTSAGHIFGKQVAMITDEDREDGVSSWMRQAAPNEELTNWKTVEVPQIFQK from the coding sequence ATGCTGGATCAAGGCGAGTTACAGATAAATCGCCGTGTCAAGAGCAAGCGCCAGGAAGAGATAGTTGTGGTGGACATCCCTTATGATGAGGTTAATGGTGAAATACCTATAAGCCCATTGGTGATAGAGTTTCCAGCACCGTTCGCGTATGAAGATGAGAAGGCGGTCCcatggatatatcagcccagagcttttaagcaagGGCAGGAAGACCAACCTTTGATGATCAACGAACCAAACATCACCTCGATTATGGGGCCGGCAGGAATGACACGTAGTGGCCGAATGTTCGCGCCAAGAACTGCTGATCCTTCTAGAAAGGCTAAAGGGAAGGAAGTTGCTGGCCAGATCCCCGTCCCTAATAAAGAGATGCAAGGCATGCACCTGTCTCCTAAAGTTGCAGTCACTCGTGAAGAGGCCGAGGAATTTCTGaggataatcaagaaaagtgattataaagTGGTGGACCAACTGAATCAAACACCATCAAAAATCTCCATGTTATATTTATTGCTTAACTCAGAAGCACACAGGAACTCGTTGTTGAAAGTATTGAGCGCCGCACATATCACGAAAGACATAACGATAGAACAGTTTGACGATGTGATAGCTTGTGTTACCACTGGAAATTTTTTGGGTTTTAACGATGATGAACTACCGATCgagggaaagaaccataacaaggccctaCATATCTCTTTGAAATGCATAGACACTATACTATCAAGGGTATTAGTAGACACAGGTTCCTCACTGGACGTCATGCCAAAGACAACTTTGATAAAGATGCCAATGGAAGGGATAAGTATGAAGCCCAGCACCCTAATCGTAAAggcatttgatggctcaaggcgagAAGTGATAGGAAAGgttgacttaccaaccaagataggtccaacTATTTTCAATATCATGTTCCAGGTCATGGAAATACATCCCGGTTATAGTTGCCTACTTGGGAGATCATGGATTCACTCCGCAGACGCCATCACCTCCACTTTACATCAAAAGCTAAAATTTATTACGAATCACAAGATGATTGTGATCATATGGGAGGAGGATATCTTGGTTAGCCACTTGACATCTTTCTGGtatatcgaggtggatggcgagataACTGAGACACCATTCCAATCCTTGGAAGTGGTAAATATGATAGCCATCCAACAAACATTGGACACCTCGAAATCAGGACCGTCCATGGCCTCGTGGCAAGGAGCTAAGGCTGTTATGGAAAGTGAAAATGCTCAAGACTGGGGAAAAGTGGTGGAAGTGAAAGAGAAACGAGACAAGTTTGGCCTGGGGTATGACCCGTCATCAAATAAAGTCGGTAACCAACATGACAAAGAGCATATTCCTTCTATAGAGGAAACGTTCACCAGCGCTGGCCACATTTTTGGAAAACAGGTGGCGATGATTACTGATGAAGATCGTGAAGATGGGGTGTCTAGCTGGATGCGACAAGCCGCACCTAATGAAGAGCTGACAAACTGGAAGACTGTGGAAGTCCCCCAAatttttcaaaagtaa
- the LOC127122741 gene encoding uncharacterized protein LOC127122741, whose translation MESSKRNIYSFKFKDLDLRSLRNLVSQMHPVYKINFGKNYGNLLSILNQQVDHTALVTLAQFYDLPLRCFTFQDFQLASALEEFERLFRIPMKNKPLFEGIEESLPLEIIASTLHMDEGEVEANLETKGNTKGFSLSFLLERAHTLLKAESWDACYSAITLAIYGITLFPNMDVFIDMAAICVLLTGNPVPTLLEYFYYYTSHRYTKKKGMIACCAPLLYQWFLEHLPKTGVWVEQTDVSWSQRLGSLQF comes from the coding sequence atggaatcaagcaaaagaaacatttacTCTTTCAAGTTTAAAGACCTCGATCTAAGGAGCTTACGTAACTTGGTTTCTCAGATGCACCCGGTGTACAAAATCAACTTTGGGAAAAATTATGGCAATCTGCTCAGCATCCTCAACCAACAAGTGGACCATACAGCTTTAGTCACTCTGGCTCAATTCTATGACCTACCTTTAAGATGTttcacattccaagacttccaGCTAGCATCAGCGTTGGAAGAATTCGAGCGTCTTTTTAGGATTCCTATGAAGAACAAGCCACTATTTGAAGGGATAGAAGAATCTTTGCCCCTTGAGATCATTGCTAGCACGCTTCACATGGACGAAGGGGAAGTAGAGGCTAACCTAGAGACCAaagggaataccaaaggattttcGCTAAGCTTTCTTTTGGAAAGAGCTCATACCCTTTTAAAAGCAGAAAGTTGGGACGCTTGTTACTCCGCTATTACGTTGGCTATCTATGGCATCACCCTGTTCCCAAATATGGATGTTTTCATAGACATGGCTGCTATTTGCGTCTTACTCACAGGAAACCCAGTACCCACTCTGTTAGAATATTTTTACTATTACACGAGCCATAGGTACACCAAGAAGAAAGGAATGATTGCTTGTTGCGCTCCTTTACTATATCAGTGGTTTCTTGAGCATCTTCCGAAGACAGGTGTTTGGGTAGAACAAACAGATGTTAGTTGGTCTCAGAGATTGGGATCACTACAATTCTAA